One Methanoculleus sp. 7T genomic window carries:
- a CDS encoding redoxin domain-containing protein, protein MVEIGEWAPDFSIPDQNGNEVRLSNFPGKRVILSFHPLAWTSICTGQMKALEANRHAFDALDAVALGISVDSVPCKRAWAGSIGVEKTRLLADFWPHGGVAQMYGVFDGTKGYARRANIVIDESRQIIFVREYRATSVPDMRDVLDLLRARGKAGRREERVLNV, encoded by the coding sequence ATGGTCGAGATCGGTGAATGGGCTCCGGATTTCTCGATACCTGATCAGAACGGGAACGAGGTCCGGCTCTCAAACTTCCCGGGAAAGCGGGTTATCCTCTCGTTCCACCCGCTGGCCTGGACCAGCATCTGTACCGGGCAGATGAAGGCGCTGGAGGCGAACCGGCACGCGTTCGACGCCCTCGATGCCGTTGCCCTCGGGATCAGCGTGGACTCCGTCCCCTGCAAACGGGCATGGGCGGGGAGCATCGGGGTCGAGAAGACCAGGCTCCTTGCGGACTTCTGGCCTCACGGCGGCGTGGCGCAGATGTACGGCGTCTTTGACGGGACAAAAGGCTATGCGAGGCGCGCCAACATCGTCATCGACGAGTCTCGGCAGATCATATTCGTGAGAGAGTATCGGGCGACGAGCGTGCCCGATATGCGGGATGTCCTCGATCTCCTCAGGGCACGGGGAAAGGCCGGGCGGAGAGAGGAACGCGTTCTGAATGTCTGA
- a CDS encoding hemolysin family protein — MPVVASILIIILLILANGFFSMTEFALISARKARLQKRAAGGDAGAAVALELAEDPTQFLSTIQIGITVVGILAGAFGGATVAGPLADIFAGIPLLAPYSGPLAVAIVVAVITYLTLVIGELVPKRVAMGNAERVASLVSRPIRLLSRGAAPLVRLLSASTDAVLVVLGVRQPSGPEVTEEDIRVLIEQATRAGIFQEAEQDMVESVFRLGDRRVSVLMTPRPDVVAVDLEDPPEENWQRMVESGHVYFPVYREHLDNLLGVVSVRNLWARMIAGEPPDLSKAIEPALFVPESVLALTVLEEFKTSGARVALITDEYGSIQGLVTVHDIMEAIVGGIPSVEHPPEAMAVRREDGSWLIDGMLPIDEFHDLFEVGTLPGEDRGYYQTLGGFVMMYLERTPETGDRFTWNNLRFEVLDMDGYRVDKVLVTPVSGGEESENP; from the coding sequence ATGCCCGTCGTTGCCAGCATCCTGATCATCATCCTGCTGATACTCGCAAACGGCTTCTTCTCGATGACGGAATTCGCTCTCATCTCCGCAAGAAAGGCACGCCTGCAGAAGAGAGCCGCAGGCGGCGACGCCGGAGCGGCGGTCGCCCTCGAACTTGCAGAGGACCCGACGCAGTTCCTCTCCACCATCCAGATCGGGATCACCGTCGTCGGGATCCTTGCCGGAGCCTTCGGCGGAGCGACGGTCGCGGGGCCTCTTGCAGATATATTCGCCGGCATCCCCCTACTCGCCCCCTACAGCGGCCCGCTTGCGGTCGCGATTGTCGTCGCCGTCATCACCTACCTGACGCTGGTGATCGGCGAACTGGTGCCGAAACGGGTGGCTATGGGCAACGCCGAACGGGTCGCCTCTCTGGTCTCGCGTCCGATCCGGCTCCTCTCCCGGGGTGCCGCACCGCTTGTCCGGCTGCTGAGCGCCTCGACCGATGCGGTGCTCGTGGTACTCGGGGTGCGGCAGCCGTCGGGCCCCGAGGTTACGGAAGAGGATATCAGGGTCCTGATAGAGCAGGCCACCCGGGCGGGCATCTTTCAGGAGGCGGAGCAGGATATGGTGGAGAGCGTCTTCCGCCTCGGCGACCGGCGGGTCAGCGTGCTGATGACCCCGAGGCCCGACGTCGTGGCCGTGGACCTGGAGGACCCCCCTGAAGAGAACTGGCAGAGGATGGTCGAATCCGGACATGTGTACTTCCCGGTCTACCGCGAGCACCTGGATAACCTGCTCGGCGTCGTCTCGGTCCGCAACCTCTGGGCACGGATGATCGCAGGCGAACCTCCCGATCTCTCGAAGGCTATCGAGCCCGCGCTCTTCGTGCCCGAGAGTGTTCTGGCGCTGACGGTCCTTGAGGAGTTCAAGACCTCCGGTGCGCGGGTCGCCCTCATCACCGACGAGTACGGGAGCATTCAGGGGCTGGTCACGGTGCACGACATCATGGAGGCGATCGTCGGCGGCATCCCGTCGGTCGAGCACCCGCCCGAGGCCATGGCGGTCCGGCGCGAAGACGGGTCGTGGCTCATCGACGGGATGCTCCCGATCGACGAGTTCCACGACCTCTTCGAGGTCGGCACCTTGCCCGGCGAGGATCGCGGATATTATCAGACGCTCGGCGGGTTTGTGATGATGTATCTTGAGCGGACGCCCGAGACGGGAGACCGGTTCACCTGGAACAACCTCAGGTTCGAGGTCCTCGATATGGACGGCTACCGGGTCGATAAAGTGCTGGTCACGCCGGTGAGCGGCGGGGAAGAGAGTGAAAACCCGTGA
- a CDS encoding FKBP-type peptidyl-prolyl cis-trans isomerase, producing the protein MQGLLAGVLTLLVLGSGCIGEAPQQVKSGDAVRVHYTGTFENGTVFDSSAGREPLGFTVGAGRVVPGFAAGVLGMQVGETKTFHIPADQAYGPYREDLVFVVDPAGISGGENLAVGQRLGITLQNGLRLAGTVTNVSPEAVTVDANHRLAGENLTFTVRIVEIE; encoded by the coding sequence GTGCAAGGCCTTCTCGCTGGGGTACTGACGCTCCTCGTCTTGGGTTCGGGATGCATCGGCGAAGCCCCGCAGCAGGTGAAGTCCGGGGATGCGGTGAGGGTCCACTACACCGGCACGTTCGAGAACGGGACCGTCTTCGACAGTTCCGCAGGGCGTGAACCGCTTGGGTTCACCGTCGGCGCCGGCCGGGTTGTCCCCGGGTTCGCTGCGGGCGTTCTGGGGATGCAGGTGGGGGAGACGAAGACCTTCCACATCCCGGCTGACCAGGCATACGGGCCGTACCGGGAAGACCTCGTCTTCGTCGTCGACCCGGCAGGGATCTCCGGCGGGGAGAACCTGGCCGTCGGGCAGCGTCTTGGGATAACCCTCCAAAACGGGTTAAGACTGGCGGGAACGGTCACCAACGTCTCGCCGGAGGCGGTCACCGTCGACGCGAACCATCGCCTTGCAGGGGAGAACCTCACGTTTACCGTCCGGATCGTTGAGATTGAATAA
- a CDS encoding tetratricopeptide repeat protein, whose product MDFFGNILGQGKNANPSIKQGTSQFEAGNYNEAVKSFEKALKVDPENGPVRLLMGRALACLGRDGEAAEWLKKALESSPGDAETLWALGGVLARSGDYRQAAECFAAIVEKNPADANAWYRQGEIFERLGRYADAAAAYARALDRNPEDPVLRENLGRMLERTGAYREAAACFERILKANPDRIDLLARKGAALLYSGDYPKAVDSFDRAIEKDPNNLDALYGKARALEHLGYFQDAADCYGGITAADPENTPIWYHRGSLLLRIGKYAEAMGCFDKVALAEPDHIPVRYSMGLVYDTLGRYDRAVKIFDQILKHDQGLVHVWYARGTALLHLGQYAEAIRSFDRVLESGTMTGMKWIGSETDLALFERDESGAPRKRKPLKFDAWNETVLNYRGTALLHLGRYAEAQQDFEHALEIDLGNIPVLQQSGVALIHLGRYDEANICLDAVLEKEPQNALARSMKADVLANLGRYGDALTHLERMSGAGGDDLLALHRKGDALMHLARYAEAAEAFDALLKTNPGDAAAAKCKGDALVHLGEYGKALAAFDLALEADPADRGALLGRSTALEGLGRYEEALESINRVTQAGPTDTGTLTRKAWILEGLGRYAEAADCYEALLAADPDAGGNLLNLGIVLATLGRYEEAAERFGRVIEADPGDLFAWFNKGRALERMGQYADAAACYARVTDGRPGDTGACFALAVVLARLGRHQEAIEYCDRVLAAEGSNAAVTKIRADMLEAVGRHEEAGEAYERYLEVAPDDRDARMAFGMALERDGRYGDAIRQYALVLKGDERDVEAWYTLESALVHTGRYEEALECSNSIIEVSPENWAAWQRRGETFMWLGRYSDAAECFEKVMKADPADTLTLRKLGEAYEKAGRHEDALAAYTRVLDQEPANIETLHARASALIHLGRYDEAVKSIDKIIVLQAENPAALFVRATVLEKAGRYDDALVSYEKTLQIDPENAAVWNALGAFMDALGRHADAVKAFDTAIGLGDGDVHAWLSKGIALGHLGRYDQAAACYDKVLEADPRHARAWYLKGRALDRQGRFAEAVACFGKALENGERT is encoded by the coding sequence ATGGACTTCTTCGGTAATATTCTGGGTCAGGGAAAAAACGCGAACCCCTCGATAAAGCAGGGAACTTCTCAGTTTGAGGCCGGGAACTACAACGAGGCGGTGAAAAGTTTCGAGAAAGCGCTGAAGGTCGATCCTGAAAACGGCCCGGTCCGACTATTAATGGGTCGGGCGCTCGCCTGCCTCGGCAGGGACGGTGAAGCCGCGGAGTGGCTGAAGAAGGCCCTTGAGTCGTCGCCCGGCGATGCCGAGACCCTATGGGCGCTGGGGGGAGTCCTTGCCCGATCCGGCGATTACCGGCAGGCGGCCGAGTGCTTTGCCGCGATCGTGGAGAAGAACCCCGCAGACGCGAACGCGTGGTACCGGCAGGGGGAGATCTTCGAGAGGCTCGGCCGGTATGCCGATGCAGCGGCGGCCTACGCACGAGCGCTTGACAGGAACCCGGAAGATCCCGTCCTGCGGGAGAACCTCGGGCGGATGCTCGAGCGGACCGGCGCTTACCGAGAAGCGGCGGCCTGCTTCGAGCGGATCCTTAAGGCGAACCCCGACCGCATCGATCTGCTCGCAAGAAAAGGGGCTGCTCTTCTGTACAGCGGAGACTACCCCAAGGCAGTCGACTCGTTTGACCGGGCGATCGAGAAGGACCCAAACAACCTCGACGCACTCTACGGCAAAGCCCGGGCGCTCGAACACCTCGGCTACTTCCAAGACGCCGCCGACTGCTACGGAGGGATCACCGCCGCCGATCCCGAGAACACCCCGATCTGGTATCACCGCGGCTCACTCCTCCTCAGGATCGGGAAGTATGCGGAAGCGATGGGGTGCTTTGACAAGGTCGCCCTCGCCGAACCCGATCATATCCCGGTGCGCTACTCCATGGGCTTGGTCTACGATACGCTCGGCCGCTACGACCGGGCGGTCAAGATCTTCGACCAGATTCTGAAGCATGACCAAGGTCTGGTCCATGTCTGGTACGCCCGCGGTACGGCGCTCCTCCATCTCGGCCAATACGCCGAAGCGATCCGGTCGTTCGACCGCGTGCTTGAGAGCGGGACGATGACCGGGATGAAGTGGATCGGGAGCGAAACCGATCTTGCTCTCTTCGAAAGAGACGAGTCCGGGGCTCCCCGGAAGCGGAAACCGTTGAAGTTCGATGCCTGGAACGAGACTGTCCTGAACTACCGGGGGACCGCGTTGCTCCACCTCGGCAGGTATGCGGAGGCGCAACAGGACTTCGAGCACGCCCTCGAGATCGACCTCGGAAACATTCCCGTCCTGCAGCAGAGCGGCGTTGCGCTCATCCACCTCGGCAGGTATGATGAAGCCAACATCTGTCTCGACGCGGTCCTCGAAAAAGAACCCCAAAACGCCCTCGCCCGCTCCATGAAAGCGGACGTCCTCGCAAACCTCGGCAGATACGGCGATGCGCTGACGCATCTTGAGAGGATGTCGGGTGCCGGCGGAGACGACCTCCTTGCCCTGCACAGGAAGGGCGATGCCCTGATGCACCTTGCCCGGTATGCGGAGGCGGCGGAGGCGTTCGACGCCCTTCTCAAGACCAACCCCGGGGATGCCGCAGCGGCGAAGTGCAAGGGGGACGCGCTCGTGCACCTTGGGGAGTATGGGAAGGCGCTCGCCGCCTTCGATCTGGCGCTGGAAGCGGATCCGGCAGACCGGGGCGCCCTGCTCGGCCGGAGTACGGCGCTCGAGGGCCTCGGCCGGTACGAGGAGGCCCTTGAGTCCATCAACCGGGTGACGCAGGCCGGACCTACCGATACCGGGACGCTCACCCGGAAAGCGTGGATCCTCGAGGGTCTCGGCCGCTACGCCGAAGCTGCCGACTGCTACGAGGCGCTCCTCGCCGCCGATCCTGATGCCGGGGGGAATCTGTTGAACCTCGGGATCGTCCTTGCTACGCTCGGGCGGTATGAGGAGGCCGCCGAACGGTTCGGCCGGGTCATCGAGGCCGACCCTGGCGACCTCTTTGCATGGTTTAACAAGGGCCGGGCTCTGGAGAGGATGGGGCAGTACGCAGACGCGGCGGCGTGCTACGCGAGAGTGACCGACGGGAGGCCGGGAGATACCGGTGCCTGCTTTGCGCTCGCCGTCGTGCTCGCACGGCTCGGCAGGCATCAAGAGGCGATCGAGTACTGCGACCGGGTGCTCGCCGCCGAAGGCTCGAATGCGGCGGTCACCAAGATCCGGGCTGATATGCTGGAAGCCGTCGGCAGGCACGAAGAGGCGGGCGAAGCGTATGAACGCTATCTGGAGGTCGCCCCCGACGATCGGGACGCACGGATGGCGTTCGGCATGGCGCTCGAGCGAGACGGGAGGTACGGCGACGCGATCAGGCAGTATGCGCTGGTTCTCAAGGGCGACGAGCGCGACGTCGAGGCATGGTATACGCTCGAGAGCGCTCTTGTGCATACGGGGCGGTATGAAGAGGCGTTGGAGTGCTCGAACAGCATCATCGAGGTCAGCCCGGAGAACTGGGCGGCCTGGCAGCGGCGCGGCGAGACCTTCATGTGGCTCGGGCGCTACTCCGACGCAGCGGAATGCTTCGAGAAGGTGATGAAGGCCGACCCGGCAGACACCCTCACCCTGCGGAAACTCGGGGAGGCGTACGAGAAGGCCGGCAGGCACGAGGACGCTCTCGCCGCCTACACGCGAGTGCTGGATCAGGAACCGGCCAACATCGAGACCCTCCATGCCCGGGCATCGGCCCTCATCCACCTCGGCCGCTACGACGAAGCGGTCAAATCGATCGACAAGATCATCGTTCTCCAAGCCGAGAACCCCGCCGCCCTCTTCGTGCGGGCGACGGTGCTCGAGAAGGCCGGCAGGTACGACGACGCTCTGGTGAGTTACGAGAAGACGCTGCAGATCGACCCGGAGAACGCAGCCGTCTGGAACGCTCTGGGGGCGTTCATGGACGCGCTCGGGAGGCACGCCGATGCCGTCAAGGCGTTTGATACCGCGATCGGATTGGGCGACGGGGACGTCCATGCCTGGCTCTCCAAGGGGATCGCCCTCGGCCACCTCGGCCGCTACGACCAGGCAGCCGCCTGTTACGACAAGGTTCTGGAGGCGGACCCTCGGCACGCCCGGGCATGGTACCTGAAGGGGAGAGCGCTCGACCGGCAGGGCAGGTTTGCGGAAGCGGTGGCGTGCTTCGGGAAGGCGCTGGAGAACGGGGAGCGAACGTGA
- a CDS encoding rubredoxin, whose amino-acid sequence MEKVKRYRCKYCNYIYSPLRGEPHRGISAGTAFEDLPEDYICPVCGATGKGPIGAWGFEPWEPTKYVCKICGYVYDKNRGEPLRGYPKGTAFEDLPEDYTCPVCGMDPKITSFYGPVGKAQFDPILDV is encoded by the coding sequence ATGGAGAAAGTGAAACGATACCGGTGCAAGTACTGCAACTACATCTACTCCCCGCTACGGGGCGAGCCCCACCGCGGCATCTCGGCCGGCACCGCTTTTGAAGACCTGCCGGAGGACTACATATGCCCGGTCTGCGGCGCGACCGGCAAAGGGCCGATTGGGGCATGGGGGTTCGAGCCCTGGGAGCCGACGAAGTACGTCTGCAAGATATGCGGCTACGTGTATGACAAAAACCGCGGAGAACCGCTCCGCGGCTACCCGAAGGGCACTGCGTTCGAAGATTTGCCGGAGGACTACACCTGTCCTGTCTGCGGGATGGACCCGAAGATCACGAGTTTCTACGGGCCGGTCGGCAAGGCGCAGTTTGATCCTATTCTCGACGTCTGA
- a CDS encoding J domain-containing protein, translating into MEDYYDLLGVSREATSDEIRAAYRRLAKRYHPDVNPDPDASERFIAVRQAYETLIDPEARARYDLALQGGIGSAPHDQFRYRAAAGEGFSWRCRMPESGAGRIGFMVFLVFWGMLFGLLLVLSLFSRVVLGFRRRQAS; encoded by the coding sequence TTGGAGGACTATTACGACCTCCTCGGCGTTTCTCGGGAGGCTACATCCGATGAGATCCGAGCGGCGTACCGCAGACTGGCCAAACGGTATCACCCTGACGTCAACCCGGACCCGGATGCGAGCGAGCGGTTCATCGCCGTCAGGCAGGCATACGAGACGCTGATCGACCCCGAGGCCAGGGCACGCTACGACCTTGCCCTGCAAGGCGGTATCGGCTCCGCACCGCATGACCAGTTCCGTTACCGGGCCGCTGCCGGGGAGGGGTTCTCATGGAGATGCCGGATGCCCGAGTCCGGGGCCGGCAGGATCGGGTTTATGGTGTTTTTGGTCTTTTGGGGCATGCTGTTTGGTCTTTTGCTCGTGCTTTCACTCTTCTCCCGTGTAGTTTTGGGCTTCCGGCGGCGGCAGGCCTCCTGA
- a CDS encoding DUF126 domain-containing protein has translation MKGRGISKGIGSGELLVSSEPISFLSGVNPETGVVVEHGHPLEGQSIAGRVLAFPYGKGSTVGSYVIYALKQNGLAPAAIINTETEPIIAVGAIIAGIPMVDRLPPEFSRLSPGTKVTVNGSTGEVSCDEAA, from the coding sequence ATGAAAGGCAGAGGCATATCCAAGGGTATCGGGAGCGGAGAACTCCTCGTCTCGTCCGAACCCATATCGTTCCTCTCGGGCGTCAATCCCGAGACCGGCGTCGTCGTAGAGCACGGGCATCCGCTTGAGGGCCAATCCATCGCCGGACGCGTGCTGGCCTTCCCGTACGGGAAAGGATCGACGGTAGGATCTTACGTCATCTACGCGCTGAAGCAGAACGGCCTCGCCCCCGCCGCAATCATCAATACCGAGACCGAACCGATCATCGCGGTCGGGGCGATCATCGCGGGGATCCCCATGGTCGACCGCCTGCCGCCGGAGTTCTCTCGCCTATCTCCCGGCACCAAAGTGACGGTGAACGGGAGTACCGGCGAGGTCTCCTGCGATGAGGCCGCGTAA
- a CDS encoding proteasome-activating nucleotidase: MSDMDETIGNNPGSEHDMLALQIQELKAQILDYKLKNELLEKELLQLRKENGQLKRVPLFVAAVVDVLDNGEVYLRQQGNNQEYVTTVSEKLHRTLKPGMKVAVNNTLSIVKTISNIYDSRVRVMELDEQPNVTFEQVGGLRDEIEEVREAVEYPLTKPEIYERVGVEPPKGILLYGPPGTGKTLIAKAVAHQSNARFIRMSGSELVHKYIGEGAQLVRELFVLARERAPAIVFIDEIDAIGSMRTNDGTSGSAEVQRTLMQLLAEMDGFGNRGNVRIMAATNRIDMLDPALLRPGRFDRIIKVPLPDAGARHEILKIHTAKMTLAGDVDLAELVELTENTTGAELQAVCREAGMMAVRRDAEAIEQADFLAAIKKVKREVATPDTRMYI; this comes from the coding sequence ATGAGTGACATGGACGAAACCATTGGCAACAATCCTGGCAGCGAGCACGACATGCTCGCCCTCCAGATTCAGGAACTGAAGGCGCAGATCCTGGATTATAAATTAAAAAACGAGTTGCTCGAAAAGGAGCTCCTGCAACTCAGAAAAGAAAACGGGCAGCTAAAACGGGTGCCGCTGTTTGTTGCCGCTGTGGTCGATGTGCTTGATAACGGCGAAGTGTATCTCCGGCAGCAGGGCAACAACCAGGAATACGTCACCACCGTCAGCGAGAAACTCCACCGCACCCTCAAGCCCGGAATGAAGGTGGCGGTGAACAACACCCTCTCCATCGTCAAGACGATCAGCAACATCTACGACTCGAGGGTCAGGGTCATGGAACTCGACGAACAGCCGAACGTGACGTTTGAGCAGGTCGGCGGCCTGAGAGACGAGATCGAGGAAGTCAGGGAAGCAGTCGAGTATCCGCTCACGAAACCCGAGATCTACGAGCGCGTGGGTGTCGAGCCCCCGAAGGGCATCCTCCTCTACGGCCCGCCCGGGACGGGGAAGACCCTGATCGCAAAGGCGGTCGCTCACCAGTCCAACGCCCGGTTCATCAGGATGTCGGGAAGCGAACTCGTCCACAAGTACATCGGGGAGGGCGCGCAGCTCGTGCGGGAGCTCTTCGTCCTTGCTCGGGAGCGTGCTCCGGCAATCGTCTTCATCGACGAGATCGATGCGATCGGGAGCATGCGCACCAACGACGGGACCTCCGGAAGCGCCGAGGTCCAGCGGACGCTGATGCAACTCCTCGCCGAGATGGACGGGTTCGGGAACCGCGGCAACGTCCGGATCATGGCGGCGACGAACCGTATCGATATGCTGGACCCGGCGCTCCTTCGTCCGGGCCGGTTCGACCGGATCATCAAGGTCCCGCTCCCCGACGCAGGGGCACGCCACGAGATCCTGAAGATCCATACCGCAAAGATGACCCTCGCCGGGGACGTGGACCTCGCCGAGCTTGTGGAACTCACCGAGAACACCACCGGTGCGGAACTGCAGGCGGTCTGCCGCGAGGCCGGTATGATGGCGGTCCGGCGGGATGCCGAGGCTATCGAGCAGGCGGACTTCCTCGCTGCGATCAAGAAAGTGAAGCGCGAAGTGGCGACGCCCGATACCCGTATGTATATCTGA
- a CDS encoding DUF5804 family protein — translation MNVLLIQPEGVDLYTTLLKSETSRGILRFYQPDRLEYGIRVRTASLGSALALVSELRWYIQRYVEEVLFEPEEGIFCSSGLAQQIYERDVKPASPWRYRCLYRISDHPVDTIWMDAGTTPEAYADRIEPGDTALEVWCTEEEYPA, via the coding sequence ATGAACGTCCTCCTCATTCAGCCGGAGGGGGTAGACCTCTATACCACCCTGCTCAAGTCAGAGACCAGCAGGGGGATCCTTCGTTTTTACCAACCCGACAGGCTGGAATACGGTATACGCGTCCGTACGGCGTCGCTTGGGAGTGCACTTGCTCTCGTCTCCGAGCTCCGCTGGTATATCCAGCGATACGTCGAAGAAGTCCTCTTCGAGCCAGAGGAAGGCATCTTCTGCTCGTCCGGCCTTGCCCAACAGATCTACGAACGGGACGTGAAGCCCGCGTCACCCTGGAGATACCGCTGCCTCTACCGCATCTCCGACCACCCGGTCGACACCATATGGATGGATGCGGGCACGACGCCTGAGGCATACGCAGACCGCATCGAACCCGGCGATACGGCGCTTGAGGTCTGGTGCACCGAAGAGGAGTATCCGGCCTAA
- a CDS encoding DUF5518 domain-containing protein, translating into MTFIGRWKGAILGALAVGAASLLGVLEFIPSPAVTAVYLFGGGLIAGLLTPGTVRDGAVAGAVCGVLVALAVALTTALMSVVASSPQYPPPWATFGFYALVLTILLLPYNAIGGAAGALVRNGILRAGTPAGTIGAAERTRWLGIGVGTAVIAASTLFIGFLGPLIAAVPLIGGFIAGFAAGGEARDGLEAGLVTALFGTGLFSLPLLWTASHAAGFVAGLAGMAAVALGYLFILFGTAGGVAGAVVRRSDTGREDC; encoded by the coding sequence ATGACGTTTATCGGCCGCTGGAAGGGGGCGATTCTGGGAGCGCTGGCGGTCGGTGCAGCCTCGCTCCTCGGGGTGCTGGAGTTCATCCCGAGCCCGGCCGTGACTGCGGTCTATCTCTTCGGCGGGGGGCTTATCGCCGGGCTCCTCACCCCTGGAACGGTTCGGGACGGCGCCGTCGCCGGTGCTGTATGCGGGGTGCTCGTGGCTCTAGCCGTGGCCCTCACAACGGCCCTCATGAGTGTCGTAGCAAGCAGTCCGCAGTACCCCCCGCCGTGGGCGACGTTCGGTTTCTACGCCCTGGTCCTCACTATTCTCCTTCTCCCCTACAACGCCATAGGCGGGGCGGCCGGCGCTCTGGTGCGGAACGGCATCCTGAGAGCCGGCACCCCGGCAGGAACCATCGGGGCGGCCGAACGGACCCGATGGCTCGGGATAGGGGTCGGCACGGCCGTCATCGCCGCGTCAACGCTCTTCATCGGTTTCCTCGGCCCGCTGATTGCGGCCGTTCCACTCATCGGCGGGTTCATCGCCGGATTCGCTGCCGGAGGCGAGGCGAGGGACGGCCTTGAGGCCGGGCTCGTGACGGCGCTCTTCGGGACCGGGCTCTTCTCGCTCCCGCTCCTCTGGACGGCGTCTCATGCCGCGGGCTTCGTCGCCGGACTTGCAGGGATGGCCGCGGTTGCCCTGGGGTACCTCTTCATCCTCTTCGGGACCGCCGGCGGGGTTGCCGGTGCGGTTGTGCGTCGGTCCGATACCGGCCGCGAGGACTGTTAG